One Melanotaenia boesemani isolate fMelBoe1 chromosome 8, fMelBoe1.pri, whole genome shotgun sequence DNA segment encodes these proteins:
- the LOC121644543 gene encoding desmoplakin-like isoform X1, with product MSLYGSNPRLATVGQRSNSRPDLSNLRNDMLVGGNGFHGDYPAMEGGYTFQTSSFSKTSMHGGGGGGGGGGGMKAYATMGGGSGGGGAGVSVQVIQQKAYYLMNQCQDFLDKAKMIVSSGGSSMEANRMLGIAAEMIEQLKVCGRDLHQLHVQNDVFANVEQFQQMHAAIQQKLLSSSTIRGKRGSVGSDGGRLFSDAMAWITQQKRMIETAQWGEDSTAIDKQIMNHNKFHGSIQRSQEVDRARDELMGGNDKYHSAILEQEWESLQKMSNNRLNQLRELQGIIEEISRAIMWVNDREEEELVFDWGDKNIDQYIPRKQESYSRLMRDLEEKEKELNKLKVRADGLLNNNHPASDKIEAYMDTLQTQWSWLLQITKCIHVHLKENSAYSQFFKEANETYAKLQKEHETIRSKFTCDKNTSLDNLVELLKLLEKEKERIMENKRQVQSLVNKSKSIVRLKPRNPEEKSSSPVMVQALCDFKQDQKGILKENEGILKDNSQRSKWLVTGPGGLDMLIPSVCLLIPPPNPLSIGLANKNEQYYEAIMSIWNQLYINIKSLISWQYCVKDINYINSLTLSMLSKMRPEEYRSVIKRLETHYQEFMRTSQGSEIFGDDDKKTIQGHFDKAQQHYDTLIIQLPTYREDGVKTEPPKQEIKKVTSTTVTKVKTQPPTGSSTVSLTVLSSLQELRRRLEMVESGLTSHLHIPLGDNSVHNCSVHIQKLQDVHQDLESVHDEYLLLREIITKQLKGVPADSEHAKFLRSELEIINQKVGGLQGLYSAYLQRLSALKALLQSLLQAEDIIKAYEARLTEKETSSLDVREVENYQRTLKQMKNELEQKRDLLTAMESDLAKAVHWNGQISDPFHKCDVDLSKYSDLVNQMCDRWRRIHTEIDRRVDDLGKQETQLIQYQQNHTSTEQWIDNARKRQDTLQTVKLSDIQTLMDHLNQQKALHNEIKGKKEKVEDVNKSADTCAASIKDYELQLASFSSGLETLLNIHIKRTMLQSPASVVRQEATDLQARYIELLTRSGDYYKFLGELLKNMEELKLRNTRIEMLEEELRRLKEDLQDRSQKNKSLEDVLASYKLELSQSKDELFSLEEVKRTTAMQANAAKESLDSTQNQLQDLNDQLIRIKYQLDEEKRKRRLAEERYNSQQEEYEAAVRRRQKELEELNWKKIDLEKSVKDKERELERLKIQLDEEASRRRNAESDISKVRTQCTQEINQLKQTYETEIHVTKTTTLKASQQKEEDVAELRLQVERLTAEKRDLEDELWRLRQSIALTEDQKIKAEKEVSQQRASVTQETRMRSELEVQLRTLVQQRSGDEMKLKEANKNNQEKSKQITMLTLNLEEEGKRRRALESEVSHLKQAEAELRAKNTSYLEAINKLKMSEQEIRITRVELEKQTSEKTKAEQSSIRFQGRLRELQCSLDGIEAELEKQKKSAQEEFTRRKRMEAELERMTHTCREHTTTITSLKSVQIEASNSGRKYEQDLNALQEALDKSLKDHKATKEELAAVTAELKTLKQKLQQELVKIHELKQRNETLYKTIEEKSRQLNDYTTEIENLKTLTQKLTKDRLKLEEELRATRQERDELKINKNAADGESLTQISALHVQLQSSTKRTAELQVLIGDLTKEREKLKMEIEKFQKQSIETSMMVHESQTQYSQILLERDSLQSKLKVMEQDKNRQQRLEEELARIKLSLESEIRNKQRLQDENNSILNDFNLMKSQYELKNSQIRQCESDRDKADRERLSLKNEIERLTRELKSVDERYKSRLLISEKEASELALKRDSLEREIQRLKQRPSSLCRQTQTDENVLTIDPSKLMFDGVRRKVTAHQLCDCGVISKATLDELLKGKKTVDEVAVDIQLNLKGTGVIAGMTTGSHGRMPFTEAKHKNLLSPESALRLLEAQAATGYIVDPAFNERMPVDTASSRGIVDTEDRDTLLTAEAASSGFKDPYTGKVLSVGQACKTGRIDKETAVRLLQAQESVGGILDPVLSVFLPKDLALDRNLIDEDLYRALNKKPTCYLDPATGEAISYNDLRKKCTVEPVSGLLLLRGPEKPMTVKGIRGEVSVTDLIKSELLDETDLQKLGQGKLTSKEIEEKLKSYLYGSTCIAGIYDEANDRILPFYQAMKEGLLMRGTTLELLEAQAASGFIVDPVEGAFLTVEEASKCGLIGKEFKNKLLSAEKAVTGYRDPSTGKTISLFQAIERDLIEKGHGIRLLEAQIASGGLIDPLESHRIDVSVAYKKGYFDEEMNEILAYEGDDTKGFFDPNTKENLTYLQLKERCITDAQTGLILLPLSDKRKAKKSQESRTNVLRKRRVVIVDPDTGLEMSVREAYHRELIDYDTFLDLSEQECEWEEITITGSDGSARLVIVDRKTGTQYDIQECLDTGVIDQKSLDQYRAGTLTLTQFADKIISRTSSTEMTIAASSVDDMVTCTSPTQARPSSPTVRKRFNSISITVSPPDMFDDHCPVGAIFDTETLEKITIPEGHRRGIVDTITAQRLLEAQACTGGIINPASGERLSLEDAVHQSIIDESMAAKLKPAQKAYNGFEDVKTKRKMSAAEAVKETWLPYEAGQRFLEFQYLTGGLIEPGTGRRITIEEAIRRGWLDGPGAQKLQDSRSHQKMLTCPKTKLKISYKEAMDSCMVEESNGMKMLQASSISTKGISSPYNVSNPGSRSGSRAGSRSGSRRGSVDYSSTFSYSFSSSSATYSSDIHS from the exons ATGAGTTTATATGGCTCTAATCCCAGACTGGCCACTGTCGGCCAAAGGAGTAATTCACGACCGGATTTGTCAAATTTAAGAAACGACATGTTAGTCGGAGGAAACGGCTTCCATGGAGATTATCCAGCAATGGAGGGTGGATACACCTTCCAGACCTCCAGTTTCTCCAAGACCTCAATGCACGGTGGCGGCGGCGGCGGCGGCGGTGGAGGAGGAATGAAGGCGTACGCGACCATGGGTGGTGGGAGCGGAGGTGGAGGTGCTGGGGTCAG TGTACAAGTAATTCAGCAGAAAGCCTATTACCTGATGAATCAGTGTCAGGATTTTCTGGACAAAGCGAAGATGATTGTCAGCAGT GGGGGGTCATCCATGGAAGCAAACAGGATGCTAGGCATTGCTGCAGAAATGATTGAGCAGCTGAAGGTCTGTGGCAGAGATCTGCACCAGCTGCATGTTCAAAATGATGTTTTCGCAAA CGTCGAACAGTTCCAGCAAATGCATGCCGCTATCCAACAAAAACTGCTCAGTTCCTCTACTATAAGAGGGAAAAGAGGCAGTGTGGGCAGTGATGGGGGACGGCTTTTTAGTGATGCCATGGCTTGGATTACTCAACAAAAG CGCATGATTGAGACAGCTCAATGGGGAGAAGACTCCACTGCCATAGACAAGCAAATCATGAACCACAATAAATTCCATGGCTCGATCCAAAGAAGCCAAGAAGTGGACCGTGCCAGGGATGAACtg atgggAGGGAATGACAAATACCATTCTGCCATCCTGGAACAAGAATGGGAGAGCCTGCAG aaaatgtcaaacaacCGCCTGAATCAGCTGCGTGAGCTTCAGGGCATCATTGAGGAGATTTCCAGAGCCATCATGTGGGTGAATGatagagaggaggaggagcttgTGTTTGACTGGGGAGACAAAAACATTGACCAATACATCCCCAGGAAGCAGGAAAGCTACTCT AGGCTGATGAGAGAcctggaggagaaggagaaggagttAAACAAGCTGAAAGTGAGAGCAGATGGCCTCTTGAACAACAACCACCCAGCCTCAGATAAGATTGAG GCCTACATGGACACCCTGCAGACCCAATGGAGCTGGCTCCTCCAGATTACAAAATGCATTCATGTTCATTTGAAGGAGAATAGTGCCTACAGTCAA TTTTTCAAGGAGGCCAATGAGACTTATGCAAAGCTGCAGAAGGAGCATGAGACGATCCGAAGCAAATTCACCTGTGACAAGAACACCTCGCTGGATAACCTCGTTGAACTCCTAAAATTACTGGAG aaagagaaagaacgGATCATGGAGAACAAGAGACAGGTTCAGAGTCTGGTCAACAAGTCCAAGTCCATCGTCAGGCTGAAACCTCGCAACCCTGAGGAGAAGAGCAGCAGCCCTGTCATGGTCCAGGCCTTGTGTGACTTTAAACAAGACCAG AAAGGTATATTAAAAGAGAATGAGGGCATCTTGAAAGACAACTCGCAGCGCAGCAAGTGGCTTGTGACAGGACCCGGAGGCCTTGACATGCTGATCCCTTCAGTGTGTCTGCTCATCCCACCTCCAAACCCGCTCAGCATTGGCCTTGCCAACAA AAATGAGCAGTACTATGAAGCTATCATGAGCATTTGGAATCAGCTCTACATCAACATCAAGAGTCTCATCTCATGGCAGTACTGCGTCAAAGACATCAACTATATCAACTCCCTCACCCTTAGTATG CTGTCGAAGATGCGTCCTGAGGAGTACCGCAGTGTCATCAAAAGGCTGGAGACCCACTACCAGGAGTTCATGCGTACCAGTCAAGGTTCTGAAATATTTGGGGACGATGACAAGAAAACCATCCAGGGCCACTTTGACAAAGCTCAACAACACTATGATACACTGATCATCCAGCTGCCTACTTACA gagAAGATGGGGTGAAGACTGAGCCTCCAAAACAAGAGATTAAGAAGGTCACTTCTACAACTGTGACCAAAGTCAAGACCCAGCCTCCAACAGGAAGCTCTACTGTCAGCCTTACGGTGCTCAGCAGCCTGCAAGAACTTCGACGTCGGCTGGAGATGGTCGAATCTGGTCTCACCAGTCATCTCCACATTCCACTGGGTGATAACAGTGTGCACAATTGTTCAGTGCACATTCAAAAGCTGCAG GATGTGCACCAGGATCTGGAGTCAGTTCATGATGAGTACCTCCTCCTGAGGGAGATAATTACAAAACAGCTGAAGGGGGTACCTGCAGACTCCGAGCATGCCAAGTTCCTCCGCTCTGAACTGGAAATCATTAACCAAAAAGTGGGAGGCCTGCAGGGTCTCTACTCAGCCTACCTTCAGAG ACTGTCTGCACTGAAGGCCTTGCTTCAAAGCCTTCTGCAGGCTGAAGACATCATTAAAGCCTACGAGGCCCGGCTTACCGAGAAAGAAACCAGCTCCCTGGATGTCAGAGAGGTGGAGAACTATCAGAGGACACTAAAG caaatgaaaaatgaaCTGGAGCAAAAAAGAGACCTGCTGACAGCTATGGAGTCTGACCTGGCTAAAGCAGTTCACTGGAATGGTCAGATTTCCGATCCCTTCCACAAGTGTGACGTGGATTTGTCCAAGTATTCCGACCTGGTCAACCAGATGTGTGATCGCTGGCGCCGCATCCACACAGAGATTGATAGAAG AGTGGATGACTTGGGCAAGCAGGAGACACAGCTAATACAATATCAGCAGAATCACACTTCCACGGAGCAGTGGATAGACAATGCCAGGAAACGGCAAGACACCCTTCAGACGGTTAAGCTCAGTGATATCCAGACCCTAATGGACCACCTGAACCAACAAAAG GCACTTCACAATGAAATTAAAGGCAAGAAGGAGAAGGTAGAGGATGTGAATAAAAGTGCAGACACATGTGCTGCCTCAATAAAG gaCTATGAGCTGCAGCTTGCTTCCTTCAGTTCAGGACTGGAAACTCTGCTTAATATTCATATCAAGAGAACTATGCTGCAGTCCCCTGCTTCTGTGGTCAGACAAGAG GCCACTGACCTCCAGGCTCGCTACATAGAGCTACTTACCCGCTCTGGTGACTACTACAAGTTCCTTGGGGAGTTGCTAAAAAACATGGAGGAGCTGAAG TTAAGGAACACCAGGATTGAGATGTTGGAGGAAGAACTGAGGCGTCTTAAGGAGGACCTCCAGGATCGCAGCCAGAAAAACAAGTCTCTAGAGGATGTTTTGGCCAGCTACAAGCTGGAACTCAGTCAGTCAAAAGATGAACTTTTTTCTCTGGAGGAGGTGAAGAGAACCACCGCAATGCAAGCTAATGCTGCCAAGGAAAGCCTGGACAGTACGCAAAACCAACTTCAAGATCTAAATGATCAGCTGATCCGCATTAAATACCAGCTGGatgaggaaaagaggaaaagaaggcTGGCAGAAGAGCGCTACAACAGCCAGCAAGAAGAGTATGAGGCGGCAGTGCGCCGCAGACAGAAAGAATTGGAAGAGCTCAATTGGAAAAAGATTGACTTAGAGAAGTCTGTGAAGGACAAGGAACGTGAACTGGAGAGGCTGAAGATACAGCTAGATGAGGAGGCGTCACGTCGGCGTAATGCTGAATCAGATATCTCAAAGGTAAGAACACAGTGCACCCAGGAGATTAATCAACTAAAGCAGACTTACGAGACAGAGATCCACGTTACCAAGACCACCACTCTGAAAGCCTCacaacagaaagaagaagatgTGGCAGAACTGAGGCTGCAAGTGGAGCGACTCACTGCTGAGAAGAGAGATTTAGAGGATGAGCTGTGGAGACTGAGGCAGTCCATTGCTCTCACAGAGGATCAGAAAATCAAGGCAGAGAAGGAGGTCAGCCAGCAGAGGGCCTCAGTTACACAAGAGACGAGGATGCGCAGTGAGCTGGAAGTGCAGCTGAGAACACTCGTGCAACAGAGATCAGGAGATGAGATGAAATTAAAAGAAGCCAACAAAAATAATCAGGAAAAATCCAAACAGATAACCATGCTAACATTGAACCTAGAGGAAGAAGGGAAGAGGAGAAGAGCTCTGGAATCGGAAGTCAGTCACCTGAAACAAGCTGAAGCTGAGCTGAGGGCAAAGAACACCTCCTACCTTGAGGCAATTAACAAGCTGAAGATGTCTGAGCAGGAGATCCGCATCACCAGAGTCGAGCTGGAAAAGCAGACCAGTGAGAAAACCAAGGCTGAGCAGAGCTCCATCAGATTTCAGGGCCGCCTCCGGGAACTTCAGTGTTCTCTGGATGGGATTGAAGCTGAGTtggaaaagcaaaagaaatcaGCACAGGAGGAGTTCACCCGTAGAAAGCGAATGGAGGCTGAGTTGGAAAGGATGACACATACCTGCAGAGAGCACACCACCACAATTACCTCGCTGAAATCTGTTCAGATTGAGGCCTCCAACTCGGGGAGAAAGTATGAGCAGGACCTCAATGCTCTCCAGGAGGCGCTGGACAAGAGCCTGAAAGATCACAAAGCCACCAAGGAGGAACTGGCAGCTGTGACAGCTGagttaaaaacactgaaacagaagCTTCAGCAGGAACTGGTCAAAATACATGAGCTTAAGCAACGTAATGAAACCCTGTATAAGACCATTGAAGAGAAAAGCCGTCAGCTTAACGATTACACCACAGAGATTGAAAATCTGAAGACTTTGACACAGAAGCTAACAAAGGACAGACTGAAGTTAGAGGAAGAGCTGAGGGCAacaagacaagagagagatgaactgaagataaacaaaaatgctGCAGATGGAGAGAGTCTCACTCAAATTTCAGCCTTGCATGTCCAGCTTCAGAGTAGCACCAAGAGGACAGCAGAACTCCAGGTTCTCATCGGTGACCTGACCaaggagagagaaaaacttaaaatggaAATAGAAAAATTCCAAAAGCAGTCAATTGAG ACATCTATGATGGTGCATGAGTCACAAACCCAATACAGCCAGATCCTGCTGGAGAGGGATAGTTTGCAATCCAAGCTTAAAGTGATGGAGCAGGACAAGAACCGCCAGCAGCGACTAGAAGAGGAGCTTGCTCGCATCAAGCTCTCTCTAGAGTCTGAGATACGTAACAAGCAGCGTCTGCAGGATGAAAATAATTCCATCCTTAATGACTTCAACCTTATGAAAAGCCAGTATGAACTGAAAAACAGCCAGATTAGGCAGTGTGAATCAGACAGGGACAAGGCTGATCGAGAGAGGCTGTCCCTGAAGAATGAGATTGAGAGACTCACAAGGGAGCTGAAGAGTGTCGATGAGAGGTACAAGAGCCGCCTGTTGATCTCAGAAAAGGAGGCATCTGAGCTAGCTCTAAAAAGAGATTCcctggagagagagatacaGAGATTAAAGCAGAGACCAAGCAGTCTGTGTAGGCAGACCCAGACAGATGAGAATGTCCTTACAATTGATCCATCAAAGCTCATGTTTGATGGTGTGCGCCGCAAAGTCACAGCCCATCAACTTTGTGACTGTGGTGTAATCAGTAAAGCCACCCTGGATGAGCTCCTGAAAGGGAAAAAGACAGTGGATGAAGTAGCTGTGGACATCCAGCTTAATCTAAAGGGTACAGGTGTTATTGCTGGAATGACAACAGGTTCTCATGGAAGAATGCCATTCACTGAAGCCAAACACAAGAATCTCCTCAGCCCAGAGAGTGCTCTTAGGCTCCTGGAAGCTCAAGCAGCAACAGGCTACATAGTGGACCCTGCGTTTAATGAGAGAATGCCTGTGGATACTGCCTCTTCCAGAGGGATTGTagacacagaagacagagaCACCTTGTTGACAGCTGAAGCAGCTAGCTCAGGCTTTAAAGATCCATACACTGGCAAAGTGTTGTCTGTAGGACAGGCATGCAAAACTGGCCGCATCGACAAGGAGACAGCTGTCCGCTTGCTCCAGGCTCAGGAGTCAGTTGGAGGAATATTGGACCCTGTTCTGAGTGTGTTCCTTCCAAAGGATCTGGCTTTGGATCGCAATCTTATAGATGAGGATCTCTACAGGGCTTTGAATAAAAAACCCACCTGCTATCTAGATCCAGCAACAGGAGAAGCGATAAGTTATAATGACCTCAGAAAGAAGTGTACAGTAGAACCTGTGTCAGGCTTGCTTCTGCTTCGCGGCCCTGAAAAACCCATGACAGTGAAAGGCATCCGTGGTGAAGTCTCTGTCACAGATCTTATCAAATCTGAACTACTGGATGAAACTGACCTGCAGAAGCTCGGTCAGGGCAAACTCACGAGCAAAGAAATTGAAGAGAAGCTAAAGTCTTATCTCTATGGCTCAACATGTATTGCAGGAATCTATGATGAGGCCAATGACAGAATACTGCCTTTTTATCAGGCAATGAAGGAAGGTCTGCTCATGAGAGGAACCACCCTGGAGCTTCTTGAGGCCCAAGCTGCATCTGGCTTCATCGTTGATCCTGTTGAAGGTGCCTTCCTGACAGTGGAGGAGGCCTCAAAGTGTGGCCTCATAGGGAAGGAGTTTAAGAATAAGCTGTTGTCTGCAGAAAAGGCTGTAACTGGATACAGAGATCCATCTACAGGAAAGACAATCTCCCTTTTCCAGGCTATTGAGAGAGATCTTATTGAGAAGGGTCACGGAATCCGGCTGCTTGAGGCTCAGATTGCAAGTGGTGGGTTAATTGACCCTTTAGAGAGCCACCGTATTGATGTTTCTGTTGCCTATAAAAAAGGATATTTTGATGAGGAAATGAATGAGATCTTAGCCTATGAAGGAGATGATACAAAAGGATTCTTTGACCCAAATACAAAGGAAAACTTGACCTATCTACAGCTAAAGGAAAGGTGCATCACAGATGCCCAAACTGGCCTGATCCTTCTGCCCCTCAGTGACAAGAGGAAGGCCAAGAAGTCACAAGAAAGCCGCACCAATGTTCTCCGCAAGAGGCGGGTTGTAATTGTTGACCCCGACACTGGCCTTGAGATGTCTGTCAGAGAAGCCTATCACCGGGAGCTAATTGACTATGACACTTTCCTGGACTTGTCAGAGCAGGAGTGTGAGTGGGAGGAAATCACCATCACAGGGTCAGATGGTTCTGCACGTTTGGTAATTGTGGATAGGAAAACTGGAACCCAGTATGACATTCAGGAATGCCTGGACACTGGTGTCATTGACCAAAAGTCTTTAGATCAGTATCGGGCTGGAACTCTAACTTTGACCCAGTTTGCTGACAAAATTATCAGCAGAACCAGCAGCACTGAGATGACCATTGCAGCCAGCAGTGTTGATGACATGGTCACTTGCACCAGCCCCACTCAAGCCAGACCATCTTCTCCTACTGTCCGTAAACGCTTCAACAGTATTTCAATTACAGTCTCCCCCCCAGATATGTTTGATGACCACTGCCCCGTGGGGGCCATATTTGACACAGAGACCTTGGAAAAGATAACTATTCCTGAGGGGCACAGAAGAGGCATAGTTGACACTATTACAGCACAAAGGTTGCTGGAGGCCCAGGCTTGCACAGGTGGTATTATCAACCCTGCTAGTGGCGAGAGACTATCTCTTGAAGACGCTGTCCATCAGAGCATCATTGATGAAAGCATGGCTGCGAAACTGAAACCAGCCCAGAAGGCTTACAATGGTTTTGAGGATgtgaaaaccaaaagaaagaTGTCTGCAGCTGAGGCAGTAAAAGAGACATGGCTGCCTTATGAGGCTGGTCAGAGATTTTTGGAGTTTCAGTATCTGACAGGGGGCCTGATAGAGCCTGGCACTGGACGTCGTATCACCATCGAGGAAGCTATCCGCAGAGGTTGGCTAGATGGTCCAGGTGCCCAGAAGCTGCAGGATTCccggagccaccagaagatgctAACCTGTCCTAAGACTAAACTGAAAATCTCATACAAGGAAGCCATGGACAGCTGCATGGTAGAGGAAAGCAATGGGATGAAGATGCTGCAGGCCTCCTCCATTTCAACAAAAGGTATTAGCAGTCCTTATAATGTCTCT